From a single Anaeromicrobium sediminis genomic region:
- a CDS encoding polysaccharide deacetylase WbmS family protein produces MAVDKKSNNNICDIWGSEPIFSFTVDVDWASEDAIKYCHSILEQHKIRPTYFLTHPSKFLYSLLEGGSINAGIHPNFISGSSHGNSYTEVINYCMHLLPNAECFRSHRYYDVNDITDAFYGLGLRYDSNLCTRFQKVNPFIHRSGLIRFPVYFEDGAYLLHEKSLNFNSVEKKLFSSAGLMVINIHPMHMVLNSPNFSYAQKVKNLLSSKEWNSLTYEDFKKLKYAGLGIRDFLINLFKFVNKNNYKIYTLKELYEIIKIHNYLE; encoded by the coding sequence GTGGCTGTAGATAAAAAATCAAATAATAATATATGTGATATATGGGGAAGTGAACCAATATTTTCTTTTACTGTTGACGTAGACTGGGCTTCAGAGGATGCCATAAAGTATTGTCACAGTATATTGGAACAACATAAAATAAGACCTACTTATTTCTTAACACATCCAAGTAAGTTTTTATATAGTCTACTAGAAGGCGGTAGTATTAATGCAGGTATTCATCCTAACTTTATTAGCGGCAGTAGCCATGGTAATTCATATACTGAAGTAATTAATTACTGTATGCATCTGTTACCAAATGCAGAGTGTTTCAGATCACATCGATATTATGATGTTAATGACATAACTGACGCTTTTTATGGACTTGGACTTCGTTATGATTCTAATCTATGTACACGTTTTCAAAAAGTTAATCCCTTTATACACAGGTCGGGACTAATAAGATTTCCAGTCTATTTTGAAGATGGAGCATATTTACTACATGAGAAAAGTTTAAACTTTAATTCCGTTGAAAAAAAATTATTTAGTTCTGCCGGGTTAATGGTGATAAATATTCACCCAATGCATATGGTCTTAAATTCTCCCAATTTTTCATACGCTCAAAAAGTAAAAAATCTTTTATCTTCTAAAGAATGGAATTCATTAACTTATGAAGATTTTAAAAAATTGAAATATGCAGGATTAGGTATTAGAGATTTTTTAATCAATTTATTTAAATTTGTTAATAAGAATAATTATAAAATTTACACTTTGAAGGAATTATACGAAATTATTAAGATTCATAATTATCTAGAGTAA
- the cuyB gene encoding cysteate racemase — MKKTVGIVGGMGPMATIDLFKKIVHNTPADSDQSHLHIVIDNNTSIPDRSTYILSGGENPTSEISSSARNLISIGANIIIMPCNTAHYFYDDVYETIEDLIMDKDVIFIHMIEETANHVSNNMEENGKVYLLATKGTYKSMIYKEAFKARNIELIEPTVTLKQKVMDMIYDYKNGTFDYTRDDLYDFKNDALSRGAKKIILGCTELPLIFQKFNLVEDTIDPTEILAKAAIEKANTVALETI, encoded by the coding sequence ATGAAAAAGACAGTAGGCATTGTAGGTGGTATGGGGCCAATGGCCACCATTGATTTATTCAAAAAAATTGTTCATAATACCCCTGCCGATTCAGATCAAAGTCACCTTCATATAGTTATAGATAATAATACATCCATACCAGATCGATCCACTTATATTTTAAGTGGTGGTGAAAATCCAACCAGTGAAATTTCATCGTCTGCTAGAAATTTAATATCAATTGGGGCAAATATTATTATAATGCCGTGTAATACAGCCCATTATTTTTATGATGATGTTTATGAAACTATTGAGGATTTAATTATGGATAAGGATGTTATCTTTATCCATATGATAGAAGAAACGGCAAACCATGTTTCTAATAATATGGAAGAGAATGGAAAGGTCTATCTTTTAGCTACTAAAGGTACTTATAAATCCATGATCTACAAAGAAGCTTTCAAAGCTCGTAATATTGAACTTATAGAGCCTACAGTTACTCTTAAGCAAAAGGTTATGGATATGATTTACGATTATAAAAATGGAACATTTGACTATACTCGTGATGATTTGTATGATTTTAAAAATGATGCTTTATCTAGAGGGGCAAAGAAGATAATTCTTGGTTGTACAGAATTACCTCTTATCTTTCAAAAGTTTAATTTAGTTGAAGATACTATAGACCCTACTGAAATACTAGCTAAGGCAGCTATTGAAAAAGCTAATACAGTGGCATTAGAGACTATATAA
- a CDS encoding glycosyltransferase family protein: MNNINKLKVVSILDEFSYECLKYECNLIQLDIEKWKYQLINEDPDFLFVESAWLGKEGRWRHTVTGENNRMEDLINACNDMNIPTVFWNKEDPIFFENFIKTAKHFDYVFTTDEGCIERYKKILGHNNVYVLLFAAQPKLHNPIDKGKNPLGKVAFAGTWHKKHSQREKNMEMLLKPALQYGLHIYDRMYYSRFKYRYGFPDLYQPYIKKPIPYLKIASIYKKYYIFLNVNFIKSSITMFSRRVFELLACGTNVISSYSIGIEKMFSNIVTLCKTEEDVKKYLKFLLYHKELRDRLSIRGQREVFKKHTYRHRMETILEKMGLGYKKREIPGVSIIACINSPNKIENVFSNFERQNYKKKELIIILNNNSMKVEEWKKPYDHVKVFIMNERKSLGECFNFAINKARYPYISKFEDDDYYAPEFLGDLMDAFEYTDAHIVGKQTYYSYVEGSKTLAIRFPNLENQYVNSLCESAFIMKKEIWKQIKFTDMTVRTVKIFFEDCIKSGKKLYSVDRFNYVYMKSPLINEYISKIEDEEFLRKCKIIRNIDNYIKHITV, from the coding sequence TTGAATAACATAAATAAATTAAAAGTAGTCTCAATTTTAGATGAATTTAGTTATGAATGCTTAAAATATGAATGTAATCTTATTCAATTAGATATAGAAAAATGGAAATATCAATTGATTAATGAAGATCCAGATTTCCTCTTTGTTGAATCTGCATGGTTAGGAAAAGAAGGTAGATGGAGACATACAGTTACTGGAGAAAACAATAGAATGGAAGATCTGATAAATGCATGCAATGACATGAATATTCCTACTGTTTTTTGGAATAAGGAAGATCCTATATTTTTTGAAAATTTCATTAAAACGGCAAAACATTTTGATTATGTATTTACAACGGATGAAGGATGTATAGAAAGATATAAAAAAATATTAGGACATAATAATGTATATGTATTGCTCTTTGCTGCACAGCCCAAATTGCATAATCCAATAGATAAAGGTAAAAATCCACTTGGAAAAGTTGCTTTTGCAGGAACTTGGCATAAAAAACATTCTCAAAGAGAAAAGAATATGGAAATGTTATTAAAACCAGCCTTGCAGTATGGGTTGCATATCTATGACCGAATGTATTATAGTAGGTTTAAATATCGTTATGGATTCCCAGATTTGTATCAGCCATATATTAAGAAACCTATTCCTTATTTGAAAATAGCTTCAATATATAAAAAATATTATATATTTTTAAATGTTAATTTTATCAAAAGTAGCATTACTATGTTTTCAAGGAGAGTATTTGAATTACTAGCATGTGGAACGAATGTTATTAGTAGTTATTCAATAGGAATAGAAAAAATGTTTTCAAATATTGTTACGCTATGTAAGACAGAGGAAGATGTAAAAAAATATTTAAAATTTTTACTTTATCATAAAGAATTAAGAGATCGATTATCAATACGAGGGCAAAGAGAAGTATTTAAAAAACATACTTATAGACATAGAATGGAAACTATTTTGGAAAAAATGGGTTTAGGCTATAAAAAGAGAGAAATACCAGGTGTATCTATTATTGCTTGTATCAATAGTCCAAACAAAATAGAAAATGTATTTTCAAATTTTGAAAGACAAAATTATAAAAAGAAAGAATTAATTATTATTTTAAACAATAATTCTATGAAGGTGGAAGAATGGAAGAAACCCTATGATCATGTAAAAGTATTCATAATGAATGAACGAAAATCATTAGGTGAATGTTTTAATTTTGCCATAAACAAGGCAAGGTATCCTTATATATCTAAGTTTGAAGATGATGACTACTATGCTCCAGAATTTTTAGGTGACTTAATGGATGCTTTTGAGTATACAGATGCACATATTGTTGGTAAACAAACATACTACTCTTATGTGGAAGGAAGTAAGACCTTAGCAATTAGATTTCCTAATTTGGAAAATCAATACGTCAATTCACTATGTGAGTCAGCTTTTATTATGAAGAAAGAAATATGGAAACAAATAAAATTTACGGATATGACTGTTAGGACTGTTAAAATATTTTTTGAAGATTGTATTAAAAGTGGGAAAAAACTATACTCAGTAGATAGATTTAACTATGTATATATGAAATCTCCCCTAATAAATGAATATATTTCTAAAATAGAAGATGAAGAATTTTTAAGGAAATGTAAAATTATTAGAAATATAGATAACTATATAAAACATATAACAGTATAA
- a CDS encoding ATP-binding protein, with the protein MDVIKANRRKIENIFAMCILTVFMGQIYISPYTYGFRLSLAVVVLSLFLLYFKDYNELLICTLVGFLMFAFRGMITYLSSGNLTLSDVAMIYIPVIAFYIPFGLLFRLLEVRAMSNRPLNFMLSLWVCDSFSNLIEACFRKVWTSGPFDKIVMAIIIMGGLRTIVTYMVYWLSNYYVSRFKIDQKEKYYKELVLFTSRLKTELFFLKKSRSEIESTVSFLHEYYQKVNDPDLKGPLLKIAKDIHEVKKDYLRVIAGMESAFTMKSPINYMSNRDILFIIKDNMVKIAQKQHKKIIVTVDYNTLFTLKEYYPIISILNNLTINSIDAIHNYGHVYIDCLYTDDLIRFRVKDNGVGIREDKLDAIFGAGYSTKYDKVTGEMSSGIGLTHVEQIVKKHFEGHISVRSELGNFTEFIVEIPYVKVGGGLSNDTFNLRCR; encoded by the coding sequence TTGGATGTTATTAAAGCAAATCGACGGAAAATTGAAAATATATTTGCCATGTGCATTTTAACAGTTTTCATGGGGCAAATCTATATAAGCCCTTATACTTACGGTTTTAGGTTATCTTTAGCTGTTGTTGTATTGTCTTTATTTCTATTATATTTTAAGGATTATAACGAACTTCTTATTTGCACATTGGTAGGATTTTTAATGTTTGCCTTTAGGGGTATGATTACATATCTAAGTAGCGGCAACTTAACTTTAAGCGATGTGGCCATGATATATATACCTGTAATTGCCTTCTATATCCCCTTTGGATTACTCTTTCGTCTATTAGAAGTACGAGCCATGTCTAATAGACCCCTTAATTTCATGCTGAGTCTATGGGTTTGTGATTCCTTTTCAAACTTAATTGAAGCCTGCTTTCGTAAGGTTTGGACATCAGGCCCCTTTGATAAGATTGTTATGGCCATCATCATAATGGGAGGGTTAAGAACCATTGTGACTTATATGGTTTATTGGTTGAGTAATTACTATGTGAGTCGATTTAAAATAGATCAAAAAGAAAAGTATTATAAAGAACTAGTCCTATTTACATCACGATTAAAAACAGAACTTTTTTTCTTAAAGAAATCAAGAAGCGAAATAGAAAGCACAGTATCCTTCCTCCATGAATATTATCAGAAGGTCAATGACCCAGATTTAAAGGGACCACTTCTTAAAATTGCAAAGGATATACATGAGGTAAAAAAGGATTATCTTCGAGTTATAGCTGGTATGGAATCGGCTTTTACTATGAAAAGTCCAATTAACTATATGAGTAATAGGGATATACTCTTTATCATTAAAGATAACATGGTTAAAATTGCACAAAAGCAACATAAGAAAATAATTGTAACAGTTGACTATAATACTTTATTTACCTTAAAGGAATATTATCCAATTATATCTATCTTAAATAATTTAACCATTAATAGCATAGATGCAATTCATAACTATGGACATGTTTATATTGATTGTCTTTACACAGATGATTTAATTAGATTTAGGGTTAAAGATAATGGAGTAGGTATAAGAGAAGATAAATTAGATGCCATATTTGGAGCTGGATACTCAACTAAATATGATAAAGTCACAGGAGAAATGTCTAGTGGTATTGGTTTAACACATGTGGAACAAATTGTAAAAAAACATTTTGAAGGTCATATTAGTGTAAGGTCTGAGTTAGGTAATTTTACAGAATTTATTGTGGAAATACCTTATGTAAAAGTTGGTGGAGGTCTATCAAATGATACATTCAATTTACGTTGTAGATGA
- a CDS encoding response regulator yields the protein MIHSIYVVDDDISIVNVLNNLIDEHYPGSFTGMATTGNKAIEEIIKLKPDIVLLDYLLPDKDGLEVIREIQSVYLPVIIMISEVSDKNMIAKAYNNHIEFFINKPINVIEVMAVINKAKKYLMMENTIDYFREAFTNLNYLSTFESRKRPISRHEKIKRLYSKLGIIGESGCEDLINALMWVLELNGNKYRLSDMYKSLVENPEDKSQLYAIEQRIRRTITKAFNTMASLGVEDYLNPVFENYSAQIFDFNELRKQMNYLKGRSQEQGKINIRKFIESSIVILNNVCE from the coding sequence ATGATACATTCAATTTACGTTGTAGATGATGATATAAGTATAGTAAATGTTTTAAATAACTTAATAGATGAACATTACCCAGGCTCCTTTACTGGCATGGCCACTACAGGTAATAAAGCAATAGAAGAAATAATTAAACTTAAACCAGATATTGTTTTGCTTGATTACCTACTTCCCGATAAGGATGGTCTTGAAGTCATTAGAGAAATTCAAAGTGTATATTTACCTGTAATTATTATGATTTCAGAGGTTTCTGATAAAAATATGATTGCAAAGGCATATAATAATCATATTGAATTTTTTATTAATAAGCCTATAAATGTTATAGAAGTCATGGCCGTAATAAACAAGGCTAAAAAATATTTAATGATGGAAAATACTATAGATTACTTTAGGGAAGCATTTACAAACCTTAATTATTTATCAACCTTTGAATCTAGAAAAAGACCTATTAGTAGGCATGAAAAAATCAAAAGGCTTTATAGTAAGTTAGGTATTATAGGAGAAAGTGGTTGTGAAGATCTTATTAATGCTCTTATGTGGGTTCTTGAGTTAAATGGTAATAAATATAGGCTTTCAGATATGTACAAATCCCTTGTGGAAAATCCTGAGGATAAAAGTCAGTTATATGCAATTGAGCAACGGATACGGCGTACTATTACAAAGGCATTTAACACTATGGCTTCCCTTGGTGTGGAAGATTATCTAAATCCCGTCTTTGAAAATTACAGTGCTCAAATATTTGATTTTAATGAATTACGTAAACAGATGAATTATTTAAAAGGTCGATCCCAGGAACAAGGAAAAATTAATATAAGAAAATTCATTGAAAGCAGTATTGTAATCTTAAATAATGTGTGTGAATAA
- a CDS encoding nucleotide sugar dehydrogenase → MNKICVIGLGYIGLPTCAVLALSGYQVVGVDINKEVIKTINRGEIHIGEPNLNQIIKDMVSKKRIIAKMNPEKADAFMIDVPTPLREDKTCDLSYVISAVNSIIPYLNKGNLVIIESTIPPNTTEEVIRPIIEKAGFNVGIDVYLAHCPERVLPTKIMEEIIFNNRIIGGYTSTCAEKAEEIYINFVKGKILKTDIKTAEMSKVVENVFRDVNIALSNELAKICDRLNVDVHKVIELANNHPRVNVHHPGPGVGGHCIAVDPHFIIKKCPDLAKIISLARDINNSMPSYVVSKVNQLLDGIKSPKIAVWGITYKGNIDDVRESPALDIINLLKENHYIVTIYDPYVNNKNIEILSINDSVKDADMILILTDHDIFRELNYYKFIKNMRTPIVFDTKNIINTDDYDSQYIKVVNFGNLH, encoded by the coding sequence ATGAATAAAATATGCGTAATAGGTCTTGGTTATATTGGATTACCTACTTGTGCAGTTCTTGCATTAAGTGGATACCAAGTCGTTGGTGTAGATATAAATAAAGAAGTTATTAAAACAATAAATAGAGGAGAAATTCATATTGGAGAACCAAACTTAAATCAAATTATAAAAGATATGGTAAGTAAAAAACGCATAATTGCAAAAATGAATCCGGAAAAAGCTGATGCCTTTATGATAGATGTACCAACTCCCCTAAGAGAAGATAAAACTTGTGACCTAAGTTATGTCATATCAGCAGTAAATTCGATTATCCCATATTTAAACAAAGGTAATTTAGTAATTATTGAATCTACAATTCCTCCAAATACAACAGAGGAAGTTATTCGACCAATTATAGAAAAAGCTGGTTTTAATGTGGGAATAGATGTTTACTTAGCCCATTGTCCAGAAAGAGTATTGCCTACGAAAATTATGGAAGAAATAATTTTTAATAATAGAATAATTGGTGGATATACTTCAACTTGTGCCGAAAAAGCAGAAGAAATTTATATCAATTTTGTAAAAGGTAAAATACTAAAAACAGATATAAAGACTGCTGAAATGTCAAAGGTAGTTGAAAATGTATTTAGAGATGTAAATATAGCTTTATCCAATGAGTTAGCAAAAATATGTGATAGACTTAATGTTGATGTCCATAAAGTAATAGAATTGGCAAATAACCATCCTCGAGTTAACGTACATCATCCTGGTCCCGGAGTAGGGGGACATTGTATAGCTGTAGACCCACATTTTATCATTAAGAAATGTCCTGATTTAGCAAAGATAATTTCTTTAGCAAGAGATATAAATAATAGTATGCCTAGTTATGTAGTATCAAAAGTAAATCAATTACTTGATGGAATAAAGAGTCCTAAAATAGCAGTTTGGGGAATTACTTATAAAGGAAACATTGACGATGTAAGAGAAAGTCCTGCACTAGATATTATTAATCTTCTTAAAGAAAATCATTATATAGTAACTATTTATGACCCCTATGTGAACAATAAAAATATTGAAATTCTATCAATTAATGATTCTGTAAAAGATGCTGATATGATTTTAATATTAACCGATCATGATATCTTTAGAGAATTAAATTATTATAAATTTATAAAAAATATGAGAACTCCCATAGTATTTGATACAAAAAATATTATAAATACAGATGATTATGATTCCCAATATATTAAAGTAGTTAACTTTGGCAATTTACATTAG
- a CDS encoding dicarboxylate/amino acid:cation symporter, translating into MKKMKLTTKIFLGLIIGILVGLLMQGTPDVAQTYIKPFGTLFINMIKMIIVPLVFSSLIVGAASIGDVKSLGRIGGKTVIYYLVTTAVAVSIGLFLGKVMNPGAGLTIPVGAEQAAKEAPSVVSTLLNIIPKNPLKGLVDGNILQVITFALFLGVGCTAVSEDKSKPFVNFFDSLAEIMYKITAFIMELAPYGIFALIVPVVSQYGIDVLKPLSMVILAVYIGCVLHAVLVYSTAVKIFANISPIKFFKGIAPAAITAFSTTSSSGTLPVTIKSTRENLGVSEKITSFVLPLGATINMDGTALYQGVCALFIAQVYGVELTLAQMATIILTATLGSIGTAGVPGGGFIMLTLVLQSVGLPLEGLVLIAGIDRILDMARTSVNVIGDASCAVVVASTENNLEPTSSEISSK; encoded by the coding sequence ATGAAAAAAATGAAATTAACTACGAAAATCTTTCTTGGACTTATTATTGGTATTCTTGTTGGTTTATTAATGCAAGGTACACCAGATGTGGCTCAGACATACATAAAGCCATTTGGTACGTTATTCATTAACATGATTAAAATGATTATTGTACCATTAGTATTTTCATCACTAATTGTAGGTGCTGCAAGTATTGGAGACGTAAAATCTCTTGGTAGAATTGGTGGAAAAACGGTTATTTATTATTTAGTAACAACAGCTGTTGCCGTTTCTATTGGATTATTTTTAGGTAAAGTAATGAACCCAGGTGCTGGACTCACTATTCCTGTAGGCGCAGAACAGGCTGCTAAAGAAGCTCCTTCCGTTGTTTCTACATTACTTAATATTATTCCTAAAAATCCTCTAAAGGGATTAGTTGATGGAAATATACTTCAAGTTATTACTTTTGCTTTATTCTTAGGTGTGGGATGTACTGCCGTTTCGGAGGATAAATCTAAACCTTTTGTTAACTTCTTTGATAGTCTTGCAGAAATCATGTATAAGATTACAGCCTTTATTATGGAACTTGCTCCTTATGGAATCTTTGCATTAATTGTTCCTGTAGTATCTCAATATGGAATAGATGTATTAAAACCACTTAGTATGGTAATTTTAGCAGTTTATATTGGTTGTGTATTACATGCAGTTTTAGTATATTCAACAGCTGTAAAAATCTTTGCCAATATAAGCCCAATAAAATTCTTTAAGGGAATTGCCCCAGCTGCAATTACAGCCTTTAGTACAACAAGTTCATCAGGAACACTACCTGTAACAATTAAATCAACTCGTGAAAATTTAGGAGTTTCAGAAAAAATCACAAGTTTCGTTCTTCCTTTAGGCGCCACTATAAATATGGATGGTACAGCGTTATATCAAGGTGTATGTGCACTATTTATAGCACAAGTATATGGAGTAGAATTAACCCTTGCTCAAATGGCAACTATCATATTAACTGCCACATTAGGTTCTATCGGAACAGCTGGCGTACCTGGTGGTGGATTCATAATGTTAACTCTTGTATTACAGTCAGTAGGATTACCTCTTGAAGGTCTTGTTCTAATTGCAGGTATTGATAGAATACTAGATATGGCAAGAACATCTGTTAATGTAATAGGTGACGCATCATGTGCAGTAGTTGTTGCATCTACAGAAAACAACTTAGAACCTACTAGTTCTGAAATATCTAGTAAGTAA
- a CDS encoding glycosyltransferase family protein: MTKYVKILTTTTKAYSEPVNNSYAKLIPTYMSREKRKDAYTKNTLKKDTVNQLKVACILDEFSYECFKYECNLIPLGTYNWKQTLIKEKPHFLLVESAWTGFKGQWRGKIINLKNNQNNKLKDLVNWCNKNNIPTVFWNKEDPGHFEEFIAAAKLFDYIFTTDSNCISKYKKVISHDNIYPLPFAAQPKIHNPINKDKDKLGKVAYAGSWYAKKLAQRQKDLENLLKPSFKYGLHIYDRFYNYTKSNDYKFPYIYRPYIKGYLPYEQMINTYKKYDIFLNVNSSRNSPTMFSRRVFELLACGTNILSGYSIGVKNLFSDMVKICETQQDTEKYLKILLENKVLRDKLSILGQREILGNHTYKHRLETIADKININYKKEDHPGVSIITCTNRPNNIDNIFQNYQIQNYNKKEFIIIINSNTIDIGKYKEKAKEHKNVRVFQLDEKTSLGKCLNYGVEQSKFEIISKFDDDDYYAPNYLIDIINAFTYTNASVVGKYSAYVYFENKKILALMHPNTENRYMEFVTGSTLTFKKEVFNKVKFINKSKSEDTQFLKDCTANGFNIYTIDRFNHVFCRKSSLEKHSWKISDDELLKKCKIIAHTDNYKEIITI, from the coding sequence ATGACTAAATATGTGAAAATACTTACTACTACTACAAAAGCATATTCTGAACCAGTTAATAACTCTTACGCAAAATTGATACCAACATATATGTCTAGAGAAAAAAGGAAAGATGCTTATACAAAAAATACACTAAAAAAAGATACTGTTAACCAATTGAAGGTAGCCTGCATTTTAGATGAATTTAGTTATGAATGTTTTAAGTATGAATGCAATCTAATCCCTTTAGGTACTTATAACTGGAAGCAAACCTTAATTAAAGAAAAACCACATTTCCTATTAGTTGAATCAGCTTGGACGGGTTTCAAAGGACAATGGAGGGGTAAAATAATAAACTTGAAAAATAATCAAAATAACAAATTGAAAGATTTGGTTAATTGGTGTAATAAAAATAACATACCTACAGTCTTCTGGAATAAAGAAGACCCTGGGCACTTTGAAGAGTTCATAGCAGCAGCTAAACTTTTTGATTATATTTTCACTACTGACTCTAATTGTATATCTAAATACAAAAAAGTAATTAGTCATGATAATATCTATCCCTTACCATTTGCAGCTCAACCTAAAATCCATAATCCAATCAACAAAGACAAAGATAAATTAGGAAAAGTAGCTTATGCTGGTAGTTGGTATGCTAAAAAGTTAGCTCAGAGACAAAAGGACTTAGAAAATTTATTAAAACCCTCATTTAAATATGGACTACATATTTATGATAGATTCTATAATTACACAAAATCCAATGATTATAAATTTCCATATATATACCGACCTTATATTAAGGGGTATCTTCCCTATGAACAGATGATTAATACTTATAAAAAGTATGATATTTTTCTAAATGTTAATTCCTCACGTAATAGTCCAACCATGTTTTCAAGAAGAGTCTTTGAATTATTAGCATGCGGAACTAATATTCTTAGCGGTTATTCAATAGGAGTAAAAAATTTATTTTCAGATATGGTTAAAATATGTGAAACACAACAAGATACAGAAAAATATTTGAAAATCCTATTAGAAAATAAGGTTTTAAGAGATAAATTATCAATATTAGGGCAACGAGAAATACTCGGCAATCACACTTATAAGCATAGGCTCGAAACAATAGCTGATAAGATTAACATAAATTATAAAAAAGAAGATCACCCAGGGGTATCAATAATTACATGTACTAATCGTCCTAATAATATTGATAATATATTCCAAAATTATCAGATACAAAACTATAATAAGAAAGAATTTATTATTATTATAAACAGTAATACTATTGATATTGGTAAATATAAAGAAAAGGCTAAAGAACATAAAAATGTACGAGTATTTCAATTAGATGAAAAAACGTCTCTAGGAAAATGCTTAAACTACGGAGTAGAACAATCAAAATTTGAAATCATCTCAAAGTTTGATGATGATGACTACTATGCCCCTAACTATTTAATTGATATAATTAATGCTTTTACTTATACCAATGCATCAGTAGTTGGCAAATATTCAGCTTATGTATACTTTGAAAACAAAAAAATTTTAGCCTTAATGCATCCTAATACAGAAAATAGATATATGGAATTTGTAACTGGTTCAACATTAACTTTCAAGAAAGAAGTATTTAATAAAGTGAAATTTATTAATAAATCCAAAAGTGAAGATACACAGTTTTTAAAAGACTGTACAGCTAATGGTTTTAATATATATACAATCGATAGGTTTAATCATGTATTTTGTAGAAAATCTTCTCTAGAAAAACATAGTTGGAAAATAAGTGATGATGAATTATTAAAAAAATGTAAAATCATTGCCCATACAGATAATTATAAAGAAATTATTACTATATAG
- a CDS encoding acyltransferase has product MISKTAKVGNNFNIGKNCIIGENVVIHNNVTIYDNTIIGDNTEIFDNAVLGRPPRSAGNLVHKLKDDYSNLVIGKNCSIGVGAVVYVGTVIGNNVLLCDYCSIREECKIDDYTTLGRHVAVNHSVTIGKRTKIIDNACLGSYLIVEDDVFISAGVIFTNDNEMRLSGKQLDKTSGPCIKKGCRIGGNSIFLPGVIVGENSVIGAGSVVTKDIPSGTVAMGIPARIKKSNSLE; this is encoded by the coding sequence ATGATAAGTAAAACTGCAAAAGTAGGAAATAATTTCAATATAGGAAAAAACTGTATTATAGGTGAAAATGTTGTTATTCATAACAATGTTACTATATATGATAATACTATAATAGGTGACAATACAGAAATATTTGATAATGCCGTACTTGGAAGACCACCTAGATCTGCTGGTAACTTGGTTCATAAATTAAAAGATGATTATTCAAATCTAGTAATAGGAAAAAATTGTTCCATAGGTGTAGGAGCTGTAGTATATGTGGGGACTGTGATAGGTAATAATGTTTTACTATGTGACTATTGTAGTATACGTGAAGAATGTAAAATAGATGACTATACCACATTAGGAAGACATGTAGCAGTAAATCATAGTGTTACTATTGGAAAAAGAACAAAAATTATCGATAATGCATGTTTAGGATCTTACTTAATTGTGGAGGATGATGTGTTTATTAGTGCAGGTGTAATTTTTACTAATGATAATGAAATGCGTTTGAGTGGAAAGCAATTAGACAAAACATCAGGACCTTGTATTAAGAAGGGATGTAGAATAGGAGGAAATTCTATTTTTTTACCTGGAGTGATAGTTGGAGAGAATTCAGTAATTGGAGCTGGGTCTGTTGTAACAAAAGATATACCCAGTGGAACTGTAGCAATGGGAATACCTGCAAGAATTAAGAAATCTAATTCCTTAGAATAA